ATTTCTTCCGCCGTCAATCCGCCGATGTCGCTGTTCTTGATCAGATAGTAGGCATGTTTATGATGCTGCCGGGGATTGATCAGATAGCCGATATCGTGTAAGACCGCAGCATATTCCAACCAACTGCGCTCGACCTCACCGAGATGATGTAATCGCTTGGTTTGATCGAACAACCGCAGGGCCAGGCTGGCCACGTGCAGCGAGTGCACTTCCGGTGCATGGCAGCGTCGAGCCAATCCGATCACATTGCGCCGGCGCACGTCCGGAATCTCGCGCTCCGCATCAAGCCCGTCGCGATGCCGATCGATGAAATCGTAGATCACTCCTTCACGGATGGCTTTGTCGCATACCGTCATCTCGTCGGTCCCCGAGAGTTCCAACAGACGACGCAGAACGACCACCGCTGGAAACAACGTATCGACCCGTTTTGGATCAAGCCCGGGAATGCCCAAGCGCGCTTTGACAGATGACTTGCTGAGTTCGGCCTCGACCATGCGCAGGTCTTTCAACCGCACCTTTGCCAAGTTGAGCTGCGGCAACGGCCGGCCGGTCTGCTTCAGATGAACAATCTCCGCCACATTGCCGGCCATTCCTGAGGTGGCGACGACGGCATCGAACGGTTTCACGTTGAATGCATCCAGAGCCCCCTTCAACGCCCGCGAGACGGCTTCGTTCAACTGCATGACCATGGCTTCGGTGGGCGGAGTTTTTCTCACATATTGATCGGACAAACGAATCGCGCCGAGCTTCAGACTCTTGGCATGCTGTAATCCATCCCGCGTCCCGACAATGAGCTCGACGGATCCGCCACCCACATCGACCACCAGTGTCGGCTTATCAGACAAGGCCATGCTG
This is a stretch of genomic DNA from Nitrospira lenta. It encodes these proteins:
- a CDS encoding Ppx/GppA phosphatase family protein, coding for MAKLAVIDIGTNSIHMVLAEILPDASYKILDRFKDMTRLGNGAFAAKRLSDEAIGRGVGVLKTLVTLARNKGFERIAAVATSAVREAKNGGDFVDLVEEQTGIKIRVISGIEEARLIFLGVRHSMALSDKPTLVVDVGGGSVELIVGTRDGLQHAKSLKLGAIRLSDQYVRKTPPTEAMVMQLNEAVSRALKGALDAFNVKPFDAVVATSGMAGNVAEIVHLKQTGRPLPQLNLAKVRLKDLRMVEAELSKSSVKARLGIPGLDPKRVDTLFPAVVVLRRLLELSGTDEMTVCDKAIREGVIYDFIDRHRDGLDAEREIPDVRRRNVIGLARRCHAPEVHSLHVASLALRLFDQTKRLHHLGEVERSWLEYAAVLHDIGYLINPRQHHKHAYYLIKNSDIGGLTAEEIEVVANIARYHRRSMPAAKHEGYADLSLKLKRTVRILSALLRVADALDRTHFSVVQTVNVKIGQTLTIMATVSGDAAMEMWSASQRTDLLEQVFRRRVQFSEVPQPV